ttacaatgaaaaattaaggacAATTCCGGCCTTCAACCGGGCCGAGTAACGCTTCAGATGACAGGCTCGACTTTGCATCTCGCACTTCGTCCGTTCCCCTAGGGCTAAAGTTGGGAAGTACTTCTCGAGGTGCACGGTGTTCCAAGCTTTCCCTACCGCCTCGGCTTATCGTGTGGGGGGTAAGTACCTGTTGGGTTCTTCGCACTTCGTGCTGAGTTTCCCTCCCTCTTCTATTACTTTCCCCtgcgtccaaaatttccatttgaatGATAAACTGTTCTGCTCGGTCTAACAACTCCGTCAAAGAGTTTGGCTCAGAGAaagctaaggatcttctaagcggggtGTATGTAGTTCCATTTAGTAGGGCTGACGCCGCCAATCCGGCTGGGAGATCCCTGACTTCTTGCGTCCCGGCTCTGAATCGCTCGatgtattgctttagggattcattcgGCTTCTGCTGcaagctcattagatatattgcgCTCTTCTTTTTTGGGAGATAGATGGAGAATGcatttaggaattctttcttcaattgctcgaatgatcgtatatgtccaGCTGGTATTTCAGTGAACCACTGCTGAGCTTGTCCTACCAGGGAGAGTGGGAAGGCCCTGCACCTGGTGATCTCATTCCACCCATGTAGTACGACCACTGCGACAAAACGTTGTAAGTGCTTCTCGGGATCTTCCCTTTCGGAGTACACCGAAAGCTGTGGCAGTtcaaaccctggttgcactggttgcctttggagttcATCGGATAGAGGAAACCCTTTCAGAGGAGTTACCTTTGGCACCATCATTACCTGCTTCTATTCTAGCACTTAttctatgaggcgtttgatGTCAGACGTGCTGAGTGTTTCTGGTTTCGCTTCATTTTGGCAAGGAGATGGGTCATAATGGACTCCCGAGTAGGTGTTTTTTGTTGTCTCTCCATACGTGGGAGTTCTTCTTGCCTTCCTGttatttttccttctcgagTCTGTTACTTCCGGGACTTGGCTATTCAGCCCTAGAGTTCTGATTCTTGTCCCTTGGCGAGGGTCCTTTGGAGGGTTGTCCTGGGATCTCTAATGTTCCCTTCTTGTACTgatttgtcccatgtggggGACGTGAATGTCCGGCATTAGCTCACGTAACAATGTAGTGACTCCCTGTAACCTCCTCATATTCTCTTCATTGTTCATCCTGAGCTCATCATTTTGTTgcttcagctcctcaaaattcttccgTAATAGTTCAgaatctgagagtaagactgtgggtggagctattcttgaagttCCTACGAGGTttccatttggaattgaagactgtccaaaggagtgttgttcctgactagCAGGCGTTGCATGTGGGACTTGCTTCTCTTGCCTTATTGTATATCTCCTCAATCCAACCACATGTGCTTCTCCTTGCTCGGAACTCTCCATGCCCCTCGGTCCAgtggtatggttgcattcgagcaCCGGGAAGTCCCCTGAACGCGCTTCATTGTTAGGGTGTTCTACTGAAAATTCTGGCGCTGTAGAGTGCGATTGATGAGGGCCTTTCGTGGCTCCCGTTCTGGTACGAGCGCTCCTTTGGGTGGGATCAGGCGGGTTTGCCCAACTagctgatcttgtccctctcgacATCTTATGTTaaaattggctttttgttgcgtttctcacagacggcgccaaattgttgttgccaaaatacaacaattaaaatttgtgatgtgtggggtccactcgagcttgatgTCGGATAAAGTTGGGTTGCCGTTAAAGATGCTGTCACAAGGGTTCGTCTGAAGTTTTCgccgccactagctcttgccactagccctttgccacaagcccttgccacaagctcttgcctttagccctttgccacaagctcttgccactagcctttgccacaagctcttgccactagcctttgccacaagcccttgCTACTAGCCTTGGCCACAAGCCCTTGCCACTAGCCTtggccacaagctcttgccactagctcttgccactagccctttgccacaagcccttgccacaagcttcatcacaaggttcgccacaaggtttcgccacaagactttgccacaagcttcgccacaaggttttgccacaagtttcgagcttcgccacaaggttcgccacaaCGTTTCGCCTTCGCTGCTAGGTTTGCTGCAAGACTTTGCCTTTGCCGCTAGGATCGCCGCAAGactttgccttcgccgctaggatCGTCGCAAGactttgccttcgccgctaggttcgccgcaagacttcGCCTTCgtcgctaggttcgccgcaaggtttGCCGCAAGACTTTGACCCTGTTaatgctcaaaaaatgtgttagaaggctcgcgggaatcttctcccgcgaaggccctccgatgccaaagtcagtctcggatcccaatgactattcaggaaaatagtaaaagtgtattcaaagtgactagttttaccgaagttggaagtcCTCATTAATATCCtatagttgggtatttatagggcacggaTCTCAAGAGTGTCTGGTGCCGACACGTGGCATTTTCTCAATGGGTTAAAGCCAAAGAAAATGGGGGGAGCTGCTACGATGTAGCCGCAGGCACCCGAGCCTTGCGGCAGTGTGCCTTGCGGCCAACACTGCCGCAAGGCAGTAACTTCTTGCGGCTGATTGCCGCGAGGCACCTCGCGGCACGCAGCCGCAAGGCTGCGCCTCGTGAAAAATTGCCGCGAGACTTTATCTCGCGGCATGCAGCCGCGAGAATGCACCTCGCGGCAAACAGCCTCGAGGCTGCTGTGCCTCGCGACGTGCGGCCGCGAGGCCGAGCCAGCCGCGAGGTTGCACCTCGCGACTGCTGCTTCTTGTGGCTGCTTTGCAGCCGCAAGTCTTGCCAGCTGGCAGCAACAAATTGCTGCCAGCTTTCTTCCATTTCactcttttttgattttttgatttttattctttttacatGGCACAACAGGTTATCGGTTCGGTTAACTCAATTTAGATTTCGGTAAGTTCGGTTAATTGAGATTAGTCGGTCGGCTCGATTCGGTTATCGCATTCTggtcgattcggttcggttagtatTTTTTggtcgattcggttcggttataaccgaatgcacacccctaacAGAGAGCACCACTCACAAAGAGATGGATTCAACAACTGTAGGTTGAGAGCTTCTCCTTGAGAGATATGTCAGATAGTATAAATAGAGACAACCAACGGATCGACCAAGGGATCCACAAGGAAAGAAGGACCACCACCATGGAAAGGGGGATCGAACCGAGAAAGGCAAGTAAGACTCACGAAGATTGACCATCAAAAAGAAGCTATCGGGAgagtaaagagagagagagagagaatcggCCATCAATAAAAGGGCAACAGAGAACACAAGAACCCTTTTATATGACATCCCTAAGGTAAGGCAAACATGAGAATTGGCTTGGacttgggcttccttaagcctcGAGCAAATTGGCTTAGctcatttctcctccaaatgcTTAATAAAGAGGTTTATGGCCTGACTTCTAAATGAGCTGCCAATGAGTGGTACTATGAACGATACTTCAATCCCGGGTCAAAGCTTATGAAGATAAACTCGAAACCtcgtcatagccttgggcctcaaTAGGAAACAAAAAATCAGTAGGACCACCATCGCATCCCTAGCATCCGTTCGCATTGCCTCACCCCCACCGACACTCCATCTTTTTCATTCTCTCCtttcccccccctccccctctctcttctCGTTTCTTGCCGCCATTGCCACCAATGCAACCGCCGTTTGTCGTTCcggcttctctctctctctctctgggtctCTATtaaaccaacatatatatataaatatataatatatgatatatatgatattatatattacttacatattatttattttcttatctatttatattactTGTATAAATTTGAAACAACAGCCTAAGATTttgtttaactttaaatataattttgatttttgtaaaataaaatattaagtcTTTGTATAATTTTACAGATAATTTTTAACCTTTCAATTCaagcaatataaataaaataataacatataaatatacataattatttatacataaaattttatattttgtatgaataataaagagaaaaaatataattaaaattataaattatttaaactaattattCTAGAGAATagtggattaaaaaaaataaatttatttgatgcaaCTTTCATAGACGTATTTGACTTTTCCTTTATTTCGAGAGAAATTTTTTAGTAGAATTCATAATGTTTCTTTAACCGCCTTTTCTTATCTTCTatctattttgttacttttaaaaattttgaattaaaagtttttaaaactttcaagAGTATAATTTGacttgctatttttaaaaatttattttttaattttgttttattttttaagttataaaatataaatcaaaatataaactataatatgataatatttatttttaataaaaaatatatttgtatatccatgataatataattatatatttttttatttattattcatacaaaatataaaattttatgtattttataattatcttatatataaataataacataaaaatatattttaactcaAAATCCTTGAGCATGCAAATCAACTGAAGAAAGGAGAAATCCCAACACATATATAGCAATAAGAGAAACAAACAAGAATGAAAAAACCTGCACCATTCACTAACATTTAGAAGCCTAATAAAAACTAATTATGATtagtataaaaatatcacatataaaatcaatttacacataaaaaaaaaaagagagggagaaatccCTGCTTGAGTGACGAGACGAAGAGGTGACTTTCGCCTTCAGTGCTCGATCAAGTCTCTCCTTAATTATATAGAGCTACAAgcctgtaataccccatgttcgttaccacgtaatttcgatgagtttaaaATGCTGAAAATTAGCTTAAtaatagttataagtaccgaatcgactgcagggaatgcctcggagtaaAATTGTTTAAGGAACATAATATCGTTTCGATGAGTGttctgagataagatttatggtatcgaaagaaattggatcgggaacagttttcggtacaactaaaatgcagctgtcatttaggctgcaaaatcaaattatcgtaaggggcttccgaaaaatcaacggaaccctaggggcgCTCCGGTTTTAAGTAACGATCAACCCTTTAgtagttttgggatgaaacaatagcccggtgaggacactaggGTGAAATCGgtattatcgagtaactttaaagttattaattttgcattttatgtatcgaaatgcaaattaattcagtatttaaaggtataattgaaattaaggAGTTGCCCAAGTGAAATAGGATGAAAGTTGGAATTTGATTatgtaattttctatatatattaatgtgatagttagtgtataaatatatatatatatacgtggcAGAGGTGTGAAGCCATGCCTCTGTAAAGTCTTCCGTGCCTTTGCAATTCAAAGCCCATGCCCTGCAATCTTTGAGCCACGCCTCTGCAACCCGAAGCTTACCCCTGCAAGATTGTAGCCACGTCTCTCTGTAAGATTTGAAAGATTTGGCATGGAAGGAAGTATGGGCAAAAGCGTGAGGTGAGGCGATGGGAATTGGCTATAAAAAAAGGGGAGGCTATGAGCAAATGGAAATGAGAAGTAGcagggagatcgagagagagagttgagtgAGAGAAGGAGCTCGCAATAGAAAGTTGTGGTTGAGAGGTCGAGGAAGAAGCCGGGAGCTGAACCTAGTGGCATGAAGAAGCACTCTAAAGCAGCCGGAGTAGGCTGCAGCAACTTGCGGTAGCCAAGGCCTCAAGCTTCCAGCAAGCTCGTGCGGCCATGGTCGCGGGCGTGGAGCAACTGGTCGTGGTGGTGGCGCAAGCGGAGCAGCGAGCAGGGAGGCCGGATGCACACGGGGGTGGCCGGAGGCTACGCGCGATGGCGTTGGCAGGCCGTAAAGGCTGACGGGAGGGCCAGACAGGCCGTGTGCAGGTGCTGGTTCGGCCGCTAGAAGAAGGAGCagaggagaggaagaatggaagaagaagggaaggaggaggaaggagaagaagaaaataaaagaaaagaaaataaaaggaaaggaagaaaagaagaaaggaaaagaaaaaaagagaggaaggaTGGCTGGtcgcatgaattgcatgggaggaagaagaagagaggaggaagaaaaagaaaagaaaaaggaaaaaaagaaaaaaatagaggaaaaatagaagaaaatagagaaattttttagaaaaatatcgaAAATTGGGAAATAGAGTTTTATTGTTATTCCAGAGGTTTTGGGCGAGAAAACGATTCGAGCACGCATTTTGggaatatgacacgcataccgaggaagccagagatgctaagttaaggtaagtaaaattttttagaaaattttagaaattcaagaatattattttataaattttcgtagggaaatatttgagaaaatattttagaaatatttagtttggatttattgaggaaaaataggaagaaatagagagaaaattaaagaaaatgcaagaaattatgaaaaaatagattttaatatttatttaaataattatgataattaggatgatttgaggcttaagttggagtgacttgtgcgaattttgagattggcacgcaaatcgaggcaatgtaTGAATAtcgaggtaagtggtacttcccaattaaagttagttttatggaaaatgcttagtttataagtgatttatgttcctcaaaaatgttttcactatattgacatactctgatatgtacccatTACGTAGAccgcatacatgacatgactatgaaatgcataaatacacgttgatatcattgatcacatgcattgaggctgtagggagtacgaactggtattgctactttaccaagggtgcccccagacACCCTGACTTCAAAAGATGTGACCGTAAGAAcggtaggtagcatgagaggtgcagttgacacctacgatgaaagacattgcatacacacatgatataacattatgtacccttacttagatgattcatcatctaatttggactttgcctctggaatattcaaatgttccagatggagagTGTAGCAGATACGGGAATGAATGaagcatgaaatgacacttagcagagtgtatgataaatgaaatgtatgtaacgtagtccctgtatttaaattctgctactttagattctgaacgttttgagaaatgttgaagatgtaagaatttatttataattaatgttaagatatcaagtttcgatcattgcttccgcatttgatgtgtataatgattctctttcaagataaataaatgggaattctgggacgtgTAACAGCCTACTTCtttagggcgtgttatgccttaggaaatttagactatatttttttttttttattaccttatcccgaaattccctaagaccatatctagtgctagacgagatatctacactagaaaataaatacaaagcggaagctgaatcgaacctgctcatataataataactagacatggcattcattacaaagttaatgcataagcgtctgacaatacaaagtacataattcttaaactactcatattacaatataacatgatacatttactcgcttcttgacGTCTCACGTCACTATATATCACCATTCTCGGAATCATCtttgcaagtcccgactggaacgttgaatgtttcaagggcgaacccaagttaaatgatgaaccatctaagtaaaggtacataatgctatgtcataagtgtatgcaatgtctttcatcgtaggtgtcaactgcacccctcatgctacctaccattttagcggccacctctttcgaagccggggtgtatgggtgcacccttggtaaggcagcggtgccagttcgtactccttacggcctcatatgcgtgtgatcaatgatatcaacgtgtattcatgcatttcatagtcatgtatacattctacgtgatagatacatatcaggacatgtcaatatgatgaaaacattttcaaggaaGTACTACTTactaaccaagcattttctataaaactaactttaattgaggagtatcacttaccttctcaagcttatcgggctaccttgatattcgtgccttaccttgatttacgtgccaacctcaaaatttataccagtctcttcaacttcagcctcaaagtatcctaatcaccataattatttatataaacattaaaatctattttttcataatttctggcatttcctataattttctctctatttcttcctatttttttctcaataaatctagattaaatatttctaaaataatttctcaaatatttcactatgacaattcataaaataatattcttgaatttttgaaattttctaaaaaattttacttacctcaacttagcatctctgacttccTCGGTACGCGTGCCAtctcctcgaaatgcgtgcctgAATCATTCTCTCacccaaaatctctgaaatattagtaaatataaaaatcctaatttttgaaatttttttgggattttttgacatttatttttttcattttcctcccattttttcttttctttttcctttcttttcttttctttttttcattttctttttctttccttttcattttcttttcttcttttctcttcttccccacttcatcttcttcgcgCCACTGCTTCTTCTCCAGCAACCatgcatcatttttttcttttctttcttctttatttccttttctctttctctttcttttcttttttgtttcttttcttcttctccttccgtccttccttccttccttccttcttcttcttcttctccttcttcttcttcttctgcaacGCCTGCGCATGCACCCAGCACTAGGGCCGGCCCTAGGCCAGGGCTACCAGGGCCACAGCCCAGGGCCCATAAGTGAGGgggcacaatttttttttttaaacttatgtatatatgtatataaaaaataaaaaataaaaattaacaaaagaagctGCCACTTGTACCctgtcaaaagaagatttcatttctatttttattttgttggtataTGTGATGATTGTTTTTACTTCGATTAATTGTGGAGGATAAAAGTAGGGGTATCAATGGTTCGGATTGGTCCGATTCTATAAGAATCTagtaaccgaaccatttttaaaggttccgaaaaaataagaaccataaacaaaccattacatatataaaaccaagccatgaccaatccgtcaacatttaacttctaaatatttttgcaaaatattaACTTCTAAATAACTTCAATTTCGGTTCTATCCAATCAACATTtaacttctaaatatttttacaaaatattaaattacaaacaaatttgttaattaaaataaacccataacttcattaatgcttcaagttttgaagtaaaagtagaacaaaataattcatatactatctcatcaaatgagattacatcgaccatttagtatagcaatagcgcataaaatgttagaaataaaagagttaataAATCTCGCTAGTTTCCTAAGAAGTGATACTATTTATacatatgtctatatatatatactcaaaaaattataatatatatataagtataatatcggtttcggttcgattcgaaccatggtttgaaaaaaaaaaattagtaatcaaactaaatatattggttcttaattttttaaaaccataacctaACCATCGAACCATATAACCAATTCAAAAGGCATGGTTCGGTCCGGTTTGGTCCAGTTtaccaatttttaaatattttttgacaactctagatgaaaggaagattgatcaaattAAGAAATGCTTACGGAGATTCGAGAGGAAGTATGTAGACTCAaatatgttgtttttattttttaatacaatatttacaatgcaaggtattctttttccttcatttgagATTTTATCCTATTAGATTTTCTCTAAATAAGGTTTTAATGAGGTCCCAAATTATTCtttgtaaattcttataattttaataaaattaattaattaatattttttttatttaatttatataatggggcacacttaaaaaaatttgcCCAGGGCCTCCAAAAACTCAGGACCGGCTCTGCCCAGCACCTGCGACCAACCCCTCCGCGATGCCCAGCCGCCGCCGTCTGTTGCTCCGCCCGTCACCGGCCACCGCGGCCTCGCCAACAGCTGCTCGAGCCCTTATCGACCTCCGTCGCGACTGCTGCCGGTTGCGCCTACTTGCTGaaagctcgcggccatggctgccgcgaGCTGTTGCAGCCAACGATTGGCTGCTAGCTTCTCCTTCTCGATCTTCTACTCTTTCTTGGCCGATCtctctctcgcgagctctctcgCTTGCTCTCGGCCTTGGCTCAGCCCAAGCttcctctctcaatctctcttcccTCTGCTTCCCTCGGCCAAGCATTTCTCTCAAACTCTCTGCTTCCCTCACATCTCCTTGCTGCTATTTATAGCCTCCTCGCCGCTCCCTCATTGCCATGCCCCTACCTACTTGCGTGAAAAACTCTCTTACCGTACAAAATCTCCCATAAGTCA
The sequence above is a segment of the Diospyros lotus cultivar Yz01 chromosome 7, ASM1463336v1, whole genome shotgun sequence genome. Coding sequences within it:
- the LOC127805679 gene encoding uncharacterized protein LOC127805679 → MVPKVTPLKGFPLSDELQRQPVQPGFELPQLSVYSEREDPEKHLQRFVAVVVLHGWNEITRCRAFPLSLVGQAQQWFTEIPAGHIRSFEQLKKEFLNAFSIYLPKKKSAIYLMSLQQKPNESLKQYIERFRAGTQEVRDLPAGLAASALLNGTTYTPLRRSLAFSEPNSLTELLDRAEQFIIQMEILDAGESNRRGRETQHEVRRTQQVLTPHTISRGGRESLEHRAPREVLPNFSPRGTDEVRDAKSSLSSEALLGPVEGRNCP